The Vibrio sp. SNU_ST1 genome has a segment encoding these proteins:
- a CDS encoding TonB-dependent receptor domain-containing protein, with translation MNKSLLAVAVASLLSPISNLHAQEASTDETMVVTANRFEQVDGAVLAQTVVITKEDISKLQANSLLEVFRTLPSVEVAQYGGRGQSASFYVRGGSSSQVLVLMDGTRLPRAMMGGVDFNSLPVNSIERVEFIRGARASIYGSEAISGVINIITRADVSENAVKVYGGYGTNNHYVTSLAALHKIDESQHIKAVVGYEKDDGFNVKPLVGINDGDEHGFESYNVNIGYQNQLTKEVNAFVNVVAYDNEGEYDSSSKASSWNGVTYPAVHKEKVGRTEFRSINTNVAYNEDSLTSTLDLTYAEQDNYDYVVGKGKKSGGITSINQINAAWLNSYRVSEQLALGGGLDYRREELGEGYTGSSYYKPEENPRENYGVSVISQYTLDSWTLEASARNDDNSQYGNTTTWQAAAGWAFLNNYEIKASHGTAFRAPTFLDLYYPGYEAPNLKAEDSQNTELTLEGSYPSLDWSITGFINKIDNMLMWQGSGMTNIGEAEIKGIELGLGFDTSIVTHQFYLDWKDPVDKSNGKEQQLAYRSKQGAKWNSFAEFGDWILGSQYLYQGERFKGTTRLASYSLWNFTAEYAVSSDLKVKGKLSNAFDKDYEMYSGYATPGREYFVSASYQF, from the coding sequence ATGAACAAATCCCTTTTAGCGGTTGCTGTAGCATCGCTGCTTTCACCTATCTCCAATTTACACGCCCAAGAAGCATCTACCGACGAAACAATGGTGGTTACGGCTAACCGCTTTGAACAAGTTGATGGTGCGGTATTAGCGCAAACCGTTGTCATTACCAAAGAAGATATTTCTAAACTTCAAGCGAATAGTCTTCTTGAGGTTTTTCGTACGCTGCCTAGTGTTGAAGTTGCTCAATATGGTGGCCGTGGTCAAAGTGCATCATTTTATGTACGTGGTGGTAGCTCCTCTCAAGTTCTAGTTCTTATGGATGGCACTCGCTTACCAAGAGCTATGATGGGAGGCGTTGACTTTAACTCTCTGCCAGTTAACTCAATTGAAAGAGTTGAATTCATTCGAGGTGCTCGTGCTTCTATATATGGTTCAGAAGCAATTTCTGGAGTAATCAATATTATTACCAGAGCTGATGTGAGTGAAAATGCAGTTAAAGTATATGGTGGCTACGGTACAAATAACCATTACGTAACGTCTTTAGCGGCCCTGCATAAGATAGATGAGAGCCAACACATTAAAGCCGTCGTTGGTTATGAAAAAGATGACGGTTTCAACGTAAAACCTCTAGTGGGTATTAATGATGGTGATGAGCATGGTTTTGAGTCATATAATGTAAATATCGGCTACCAAAATCAGTTAACCAAGGAAGTTAATGCTTTTGTAAATGTTGTTGCTTACGATAACGAAGGCGAATATGACAGTAGCAGTAAAGCATCGTCTTGGAATGGTGTTACTTATCCTGCTGTTCATAAAGAAAAGGTTGGTAGAACTGAGTTTCGCTCAATTAACACAAATGTGGCTTACAACGAAGACAGCCTCACTTCAACTCTTGACCTTACTTATGCAGAGCAAGATAACTATGATTACGTCGTAGGTAAGGGTAAAAAAAGTGGAGGCATCACATCGATCAACCAAATTAATGCTGCTTGGCTAAATTCATACCGAGTAAGTGAGCAGTTGGCTTTGGGGGGGGGGTTAGATTACCGTCGTGAAGAGTTAGGTGAGGGCTATACAGGTTCTAGTTACTACAAGCCAGAAGAGAACCCGCGTGAAAACTATGGTGTAAGTGTTATTAGTCAATACACTCTAGATAGTTGGACACTGGAAGCAAGCGCTCGAAATGATGATAATAGCCAGTATGGAAATACAACAACGTGGCAAGCGGCTGCAGGTTGGGCGTTTCTAAATAACTATGAGATTAAAGCCAGCCATGGCACAGCCTTCAGAGCACCTACCTTTTTAGATCTATACTACCCAGGTTATGAAGCCCCTAATCTAAAAGCAGAAGACTCTCAGAATACCGAGCTGACGTTAGAAGGTTCATATCCTTCTTTAGATTGGTCTATTACAGGTTTCATCAATAAGATTGATAATATGTTGATGTGGCAAGGTTCAGGCATGACTAATATTGGTGAGGCTGAAATAAAAGGTATTGAACTAGGTCTAGGTTTTGACACCTCAATCGTTACGCACCAGTTCTACCTTGATTGGAAAGATCCAGTAGATAAGTCGAATGGAAAGGAACAACAATTAGCATACCGCTCTAAACAAGGTGCTAAGTGGAATTCTTTTGCTGAATTTGGTGATTGGATTTTAGGTTCTCAGTACCTTTACCAAGGTGAACGCTTTAAAGGGACAACACGATTAGCAAGTTACAGCCTTTGGAACTTTACTGCTGAATACGCAGTTTCTTCAGACCTTAAAGTGAAAGGTAAACTGAGTAACGCATTTGATAAAGACTATGAAATGTATAGTGGCTACGCGACACCGGGTCGTGAATACTTCGTATCAGCGTCTTACCAGTTCTAA
- the murI gene encoding glutamate racemase — MVVSESIQKNILIFDSGVGGLSVYKEVSQLLPNHNYTYVFDNEAYPYGELEQQVLIQRVQSIVASFVASHAIDIVVIACNTASTIVLPTLRANNLIPIVGVVPAIKPASLLANKAVGLIATPATITREYTHELIKNFSSNKRVELLGSTRLVDMAEDKLRGEAINLEELQQILQPMINTIDVAVLGCTHFPLIKSEIQQVLGKNVMLIDSGKAIAKRVQDLLDLESSTEEGGVREAFCSALPKKESALNSMLKQLGFSSVQLRPFLDV; from the coding sequence ATGGTTGTGTCGGAAAGCATACAAAAAAACATATTGATCTTTGATTCTGGAGTTGGCGGTCTGTCCGTATATAAAGAGGTAAGCCAGTTACTACCGAATCATAACTATACTTATGTATTCGATAACGAGGCTTACCCATACGGTGAGCTCGAGCAGCAAGTCCTCATTCAGCGAGTCCAAAGTATCGTCGCCAGTTTTGTGGCGAGTCACGCTATTGATATCGTGGTGATAGCTTGTAATACGGCCAGTACGATAGTCCTGCCTACACTTCGCGCTAATAACCTTATCCCTATTGTCGGTGTTGTCCCGGCAATCAAACCTGCCTCGTTACTGGCTAATAAAGCGGTTGGCCTTATTGCTACTCCCGCGACGATTACTCGTGAATACACGCACGAGCTCATCAAAAACTTCTCGAGTAATAAAAGAGTAGAGCTGTTAGGTTCTACCCGGCTGGTGGATATGGCCGAAGATAAACTCAGAGGTGAGGCGATTAACCTTGAAGAGCTGCAGCAAATCCTTCAACCAATGATCAACACAATTGATGTGGCTGTTTTAGGGTGCACTCATTTTCCACTGATCAAATCAGAGATTCAGCAAGTGCTAGGTAAAAACGTTATGTTGATTGATTCAGGTAAGGCTATTGCTAAGCGGGTTCAAGATTTATTGGATTTAGAGAGCAGTACAGAAGAAGGGGGAGTGCGTGAGGCTTTTTGTAGTGCACTTCCTAAAAAAGAAAGTGCACTAAATAGTATGCTGAAGCAGTTAGGGTTTAGCTCAGTTCAGCTTCGTCCGTTTCTGGATGTTTAG
- a CDS encoding ATPase: MKKKVVISWSSGKDSTLTLERLLESTEYEVVALYTTYVGDEVPFQVTPIEVVAMQSRLVGLPLIMIELPEVFPSNEVYQSTIVSALKGSGLSIDAVAFGDMFCNGIADYRRSYIEPAGWECVFPLMGESSQALASEIIDRGIETFLVTVDSDALDMSYCGKEYTFELIESLPSHVDPCGEDGEFHTLVTSAPCFKGKLKIELENVEHGERFVHQRYRACIM, translated from the coding sequence ATGAAAAAGAAAGTCGTCATAAGTTGGTCGTCAGGTAAAGACTCAACGTTAACGTTAGAGCGTCTACTTGAAAGCACCGAGTACGAAGTTGTTGCTCTCTATACGACGTATGTTGGAGATGAAGTTCCTTTCCAGGTAACTCCTATTGAGGTAGTTGCAATGCAATCTCGATTGGTCGGTTTACCATTAATCATGATTGAGCTACCGGAAGTCTTCCCAAGTAATGAGGTTTACCAAAGTACGATTGTCTCGGCACTTAAAGGTTCTGGCTTATCAATCGATGCGGTTGCGTTTGGAGATATGTTCTGTAATGGCATTGCCGATTACAGAAGAAGTTATATAGAACCAGCTGGTTGGGAGTGTGTGTTTCCCCTAATGGGAGAGAGTAGTCAGGCACTTGCGAGTGAAATCATAGACAGAGGAATCGAAACCTTTCTCGTCACGGTCGATAGCGATGCATTAGACATGAGCTATTGTGGGAAAGAATACACGTTTGAGCTAATCGAAAGTTTACCGAGTCACGTCGACCCATGCGGCGAAGATGGTGAGTTCCATACTTTAGTCACGTCAGCGCCATGCTTTAAAGGAAAGCTTAAGATAGAGCTGGAAAATGTAGAGCATGGTGAGCGCTTTGTGCATCAACGCTACCGAGCTTGCATTATGTAG
- a CDS encoding RNA-binding protein, translating into MNSKKSMLLIVALAVLGGIVFSQVDISPAITFILGVLASAFVVNFSNTNSKSESEPKASTKTLYVGNLPYKANESHVRELFSEYGEVFAVRLMKDKRTGKRRGFGFVVMASNDVNHAISELNDKDYMQRTLKVRVANDPKHPETDEAELS; encoded by the coding sequence ATGAACTCAAAAAAATCGATGTTGTTAATTGTCGCGCTAGCTGTATTGGGCGGCATTGTTTTCTCTCAGGTAGATATATCGCCTGCAATTACCTTTATCCTTGGTGTCTTGGCTTCCGCTTTTGTTGTTAATTTTTCAAACACCAACTCAAAATCAGAGTCAGAACCTAAGGCTTCAACAAAAACACTTTATGTGGGTAACCTTCCATACAAAGCGAATGAATCACATGTACGTGAATTGTTCTCTGAATATGGTGAAGTATTTGCTGTACGTTTAATGAAAGACAAACGTACTGGTAAAAGAAGAGGTTTTGGATTTGTTGTTATGGCAAGTAATGATGTGAATCATGCTATTTCAGAACTTAACGATAAAGATTACATGCAACGTACTTTAAAAGTACGCGTTGCAAACGATCCTAAACATCCAGAAACGGACGAAGCTGAACTGAGCTAA